Proteins encoded in a region of the Vicia villosa cultivar HV-30 ecotype Madison, WI linkage group LG5, Vvil1.0, whole genome shotgun sequence genome:
- the LOC131602006 gene encoding extensin-2-like, translating to MGTSIGLRHWPQLIYAIAFCLIASNVAANDDDKPYYQSHQNNYYPTPPNHGQQPPYYYKSPPPPSPYVDKFSPYYYKSPPPPSPSPPPPYVYKSPSPPSPSPPPLYVYNSPPPPSPSPPPPYIYKSPPPPSPSPPPPYVYKSPPPPSPSPPPPYIYKSPPPPSPSPPPPYIYRSPPPPSPSPPPPYIYKSPPPPSPSPPPPYIYKSPPPPSPSPPPPYVYNSPPPPSPSPPPPYVYKSPPPPSPSPPPPYVYKSPPPPSPSPPPPYVYKSPPPPSPSPPPPYVYKSPPPPSPSPPPPPYVYQSPPPPSPSPPPPYVYQSPPPPSPSPPPPYVYKSPPPPSPSPPPPYVYQSPPPPSPSPPPPYVYKSPPPPSPSPPPPYIYKSPPPPSPSPPPPYVYKSPPPPSPSPPPPYVYKSPPPPSPSPPPPYYYKSPPPPSPSPPPPYVYKSPPPPSPSPPPVYIYKSPPPPSPSPPPYHPYLYNSPPPPIY from the coding sequence ATGGGAACCTCAATTGGGTTGAGGCATTGGCCTCAACTCATCTATGCAATTGCATTTTGCTTAATCGCAAGCAATGTAGCTGCTAATGATGATGATAAGCCTTACTATCAAAGCCACCAAAACAATTATTATCCAACACCACCAAATCATGGACAACAGCCCCCATATTACTACAAGTCTCCACCTCCACCATCTCCTTATGTCGACAAATTCTCTCCGTATTACTACAAATCTCCACCTCCTCCTTCTCCATCACCACCACCACCTTATGTCTATAAATCTCCTTCACCTCCATCACCCTCTCCTCCCCCACTATACGTTTACAATTCACCGCCACCTCCGTCCCCTTCACCTCCACCTCCATATATCTACAAGTCACCGCCTCCTCCATCTCCTTCACCTCCCCCACCATATGTCTATAAGAGCCCACCACCACCTTCTCCATCACCACCGCCTCCATATATCTACAAGTCACCTCCTCCACCATCTCCTTCACCACCTCCACCATATATTTATAGGTCTCCACCCCCACCATCACCTTCACCCCCTCCACCATATATTTATAAGTCTCCACCCCCACCATCACCTTCTCCCCCTCCACCATATATCTACAAGTCTCCTCCTCCACCATCCCCCTCCCCTCCCCCACCATATGTTTATAACTCGCCACCACCTCCATCACCTTCTCCTCCTCCTCCATATGTTTACAAGTCACCACCTCCACCTTCCCCATCTCCACCACCTCCATATGTTTATAAGTCCCCACCCCCACCATCACCTTCACCCCCTCCCCCATATGTATACAAGTCTCCACCTCCACCATCTCCATCCCCACCACCTCCATATGTTTATAAGTCTCCTCCTCCACCATCTccttcaccaccaccaccaccatatgTCTATCAATCTCCACCCCCTCCATCACcttcaccaccaccaccatatGTCTATCAATCTCCACCCCCTCCATCACCTTCACCACCACCTCCATATGTATATAAGTCTCCTCCTCCACCATCTCcttcaccaccaccaccatatGTCTATCAATCTCCACCCCCTCCATCACCTTCACCACCACCTCCATATGTATATAAGTCTCCTCCTCCACCATCTCCTTCACCACCACCTCCATATATCTACAAATCTCCACCTCCACCATCCCCTTCACCCCCACCTCCATATGTTTACAAATCTCCACCCCCGCCATCTCCTTCACCTCCTCCACCCTATGTCTATAAGTCACCACCACCTCCTTCACCTTCACCACCTCCTCCATACTACTACAAATCTCCACCTCCACCTTCTCCATCACCTCCTCCACCATATGTCTACAAGTCACCACCACCTCCTTCACCTTCACCGCCGCCTGTTTATATTTACAAGTCTCCACCTCCACCATCTCCATCACCTCCTCCATATCATCCTTACCTCTATAACTCACCCCCACCTCCCATCTATTAA